The following nucleotide sequence is from Alkalinema sp. FACHB-956.
AACATCCGATTCACAATTTGCGCAAAGGCTGGCGACACCTGACACCAACGCTGCCAATGCCAGGTCATCGTACTGTCATCGAGGAGTTCCTGGGGTTCCCGTCCAGTCAACAGCACCACGACCGTCACCGCCAAGGCATAGAGATCGCTGTTAGGGTAGGCTCGGCCCGTCTGCATCTGCTCGATCGGGGCATAGCCCAGCTTACCCACGGTGGTAGATTGTTTCAGCGTATCTGGCACCTGAATCCGCGTTGCGAGTTCCTTGACCACACCAAAGTCAATCAGCACAGGGAGCCGATCGCGTTCCCGCAAAATCACATTATCTGGCGCAATGTCGCGGTGGATAATGCCCTTGCCATGGAGATAGGCCAGTACTGGCAACACCTGCTGCATCAGTTGAATGATTTCCGGTTCCGAAAAGACATAGCCCTGGCTTTTCCGTTCTTCCAGCAAGGCGCGATAGGTCTTGCCATCCACATAATCCTGCACCAGGAAAAATCGCTGATTTTCCTCAAACATGGCGCGGAATTGCGGAATTTGAGGATGCTGAATCTGGTAGAGGATTTGGGCTTCGCGCTGAAATAGTTCCTTGGATTTTTCCAAGGCGTACTCCCCCGTTTGGGGCAACACCAATTCCTTCAAGGCACAAGGCTCATTAAAGCGAGCTTGATCTTCAGCGAGATAGGTTCTCCCAAAACCGCCTTGGCCCAAGATGCTCAGTAAGCGATATCGGCTTTGAAGAACAGTCCCTATCGAAATCGGTGGTTGCATAGTCTTGGCGATGACTGAACGGTAGAACGTACTCTGGAATGAATCCTGAAACTAATCAAGTCTACCCGACCTAGCAAAATGTGACGCGAGAGAATCCCAACATTTCTCCGGTGGACGGAATATCTTGCAGGGGGGCAGGATGCTGAGGGATCAAGCTTAACCCAACTTTGCTTTCACGATCGCCTGCACCTTTTTGCCATCGGCCTTGCCTTTGAGTTGCTGCATGGCGGGCCCCATCACTTTGCCCATATCCTTTGGACTCGTGGCCCCCACCTGGGCAATGATTGCGTCGATCGCTTGCGCCACTTCTTCATCCGTCAATTGTTGTGGCAGGAACCCTTCAATGATGGCTAACTCCTGGGCTTCTTGATCCGCTAAATCCTGCCGACCCACCGCTTGGTATTGTTCGATCGCATCCCGTCGCTGCTTTGCTATCTGCATCAACGCTTCCATTTCTTGCTCTTCTGTCAACGTTTGCTGGCCTGACGGACGGACGCTAACTTCTTTCTCCAGGAGAACTTTTTTGATGCTGCGCAAGGTTTCCAGGCGCACCTTCTCCTTGGCTTTCATGGCGGATTTAATCTCTTCACTGATATGGTCAATGAGGCTTGCCATTACACACGTCCTTTTGTAAACAATCTCGTTTAAATACTATTTTCTTGCCTAATGGTATTGGCAGACCGTCGAGAAATTTGGCACAATTAGTTGTCACTTCTAGTTGTCACTCCAGCTACTCTGACAACCTTGTCAGAGATTTGAGTCATTCAACTATCAGTTTCAAGTTTATAAGTTTCAAATTTAGCCTTGGTTGCGAAATTTCTTGAGCAACGACGGAACCTTAACCCTGTTGCCGAATTTTACTGGCTCGTCTTCGTTAACCTGTGTTTTCTTCCACTTTTTGCGATTGCTTGATTCGCTGTTTCGTTTTTTGACAAATTTTCTTGGCAAATTTTTCTTGGCAAATCAATATCTTAAGGTTCCCATTTTGACCATGACTGTCTCACGGCTGCAAATTTCTAGTGTGATTGTGCACAAGTGCCGCAATTGGTGAGATAGTCTTTAAGCAAGATCTGGGACGATGTTCTCTGATCTCAGTGATAAGATTGCCGTGAATGCGTTCGAGGGCTTGACGTGATCAGTTCTGCGACTCTGACTCTCCCCATTGCTTCTGCTCCTGTTGTTGATAC
It contains:
- a CDS encoding GatB/YqeY domain-containing protein encodes the protein MASLIDHISEEIKSAMKAKEKVRLETLRSIKKVLLEKEVSVRPSGQQTLTEEQEMEALMQIAKQRRDAIEQYQAVGRQDLADQEAQELAIIEGFLPQQLTDEEVAQAIDAIIAQVGATSPKDMGKVMGPAMQQLKGKADGKKVQAIVKAKLG